In a genomic window of Variovorax paradoxus:
- a CDS encoding beta-ketoacyl-[acyl-carrier-protein] synthase family protein, whose product MPARIPPLQISAYTATSAVGVGKEPLAEALEHSRSGLRANDFGPAPLPTWIGRVDGLEELRLPDALAHWDCRNNLLAWLGLQADGFLEAVAAARQRHGAARIALILGTSTSSIGETELAYTQLDADGHFPPAQRRPAVHTPHSLAMFVQEVLGLEGPSETISTACSSSAKVFASAERLIRLGLVDAAVVGGVDTLCGSVLFGFNSLELVSGGPCRPFDPERDGISLGEAAGFALLERADAASATGLQLLGYGEASDAHHMSTPHPEGLGAERALDEALARAGLAPEAIDYINMHGTASQKNDEVEGALVARRFPARTHASSTKGFTGHTLGAAGIVEAVISLLAIERGLMPGTVNSAALDPGFGPQIRLAPAHGEVRYALSNSFGFGGNNCALVFGKAAGA is encoded by the coding sequence GTGCCCGCCCGCATTCCCCCCCTCCAGATCAGCGCCTACACGGCCACCTCGGCCGTCGGCGTCGGCAAGGAGCCGCTTGCCGAAGCGCTCGAACATTCGCGCAGCGGCCTGCGCGCCAACGACTTCGGCCCCGCGCCGCTGCCGACCTGGATCGGCCGCGTCGACGGCCTCGAAGAGCTCCGCCTGCCCGATGCCCTCGCGCACTGGGACTGCCGCAACAACCTGCTGGCCTGGCTCGGCCTGCAAGCCGACGGCTTCCTCGAGGCGGTGGCCGCGGCGCGCCAGCGCCATGGCGCGGCGCGCATCGCGCTGATCCTCGGCACCTCGACCTCGAGCATCGGCGAGACCGAACTGGCCTACACCCAGCTCGACGCCGACGGCCATTTCCCGCCCGCGCAGCGCCGCCCGGCGGTCCACACGCCGCATTCGCTCGCGATGTTCGTCCAGGAAGTGCTGGGCCTCGAGGGGCCGAGCGAGACCATCTCCACCGCCTGCTCGTCGAGCGCCAAGGTGTTCGCCTCGGCTGAGCGGCTGATCCGCCTGGGCCTGGTCGACGCGGCCGTGGTCGGCGGCGTCGACACGCTGTGCGGCAGCGTGCTGTTCGGCTTCAACTCGCTCGAGCTGGTGTCCGGCGGACCCTGCCGGCCCTTCGATCCGGAGCGCGACGGCATCAGCCTGGGCGAGGCCGCGGGCTTCGCGCTGCTCGAGCGCGCCGACGCGGCTTCCGCCACCGGATTGCAGCTGCTGGGCTATGGCGAGGCCAGCGACGCGCACCACATGTCGACGCCGCATCCCGAGGGCCTGGGCGCCGAGCGCGCGCTCGACGAGGCGCTGGCGCGCGCCGGCCTCGCGCCCGAGGCGATCGACTACATCAACATGCACGGCACCGCGAGCCAGAAGAACGACGAGGTCGAGGGCGCGCTGGTGGCGCGCCGCTTCCCGGCGCGCACGCATGCGAGTTCGACCAAGGGCTTCACGGGCCACACGCTGGGTGCCGCGGGCATCGTCGAGGCGGTGATCAGCCTGCTGGCGATCGAGCGCGGCCTGATGCCGGGCACGGTCAACTCGGCCGCGCTGGACCCGGGCTTCGGCCCGCAGATCCGGCTCGCGCCGGCGCACGGCGAGGTGCGCTACGCGCTCTCCAACTCCTTCGGCTTCGGCGGCAACAACTGCGCGCTGGTGTTCGGCAAGGCGGCGGGAGCATGA
- a CDS encoding AmpG family muropeptide MFS transporter, producing MDNRPHMSSVPPAESTAAGSPPWRDALKVYLEPATLRMLALGFSAGLPLLLVLGTLSFRLREAGIDRATIGYLSWVGLAYGFKWVWAPLVDRLPLPPLTTLLGRRRGWLLLAQGMVIAGLVGMAVNDPRQGLMPMIWCALLVAFGSATQDIALDAFRIESAETRKQAALAAAYQTGYRLAMIWAGAGVLWVAAWAEVAPVAAAAGAAAGAAYQNGAWKTAYLVMAGSMIVGVLTVLLSPEPAQRALSAPRNAAEWLRDVLVEPFADFIRRYKWQAVLILSLIAIYRISDVVMGIMANPFYVDMGFTKDEVATVSKIYGVVMTLVGAFVGGVLSMRLGVMRVLMLGAVLSAASNLLFAWLASRGHDLTALIAVVSADNLAGGIASAAFIAYLSSLTNISYSATQYALFSSLMLLLPKFIAGYSGVFVDAYGYGTFFCATALLGVPVLVLVALASRTLAARADSGKS from the coding sequence ATGGACAATCGCCCCCACATGTCTTCCGTCCCGCCCGCCGAATCCACCGCCGCCGGTTCCCCGCCCTGGCGCGACGCCCTGAAGGTCTACCTCGAACCCGCCACCTTGCGCATGCTGGCGCTGGGCTTCTCGGCCGGGCTGCCGCTGCTGCTGGTGCTGGGCACGCTGAGCTTCCGGCTGCGCGAGGCCGGCATCGACCGCGCCACCATCGGCTACCTGAGCTGGGTCGGCCTGGCCTACGGCTTCAAATGGGTCTGGGCGCCGCTGGTCGACCGGCTGCCGCTGCCGCCGCTGACCACGCTGCTCGGGCGCCGGCGCGGCTGGCTGCTGCTGGCGCAGGGCATGGTGATCGCGGGGCTGGTCGGCATGGCGGTCAACGATCCGCGCCAGGGGCTCATGCCGATGATCTGGTGCGCGCTGCTGGTGGCCTTCGGCTCGGCCACGCAGGACATCGCGCTCGACGCCTTCCGCATCGAGTCGGCCGAAACCCGCAAGCAGGCGGCGCTGGCCGCGGCTTACCAGACCGGCTACCGGCTCGCGATGATCTGGGCCGGGGCCGGGGTGCTGTGGGTGGCGGCCTGGGCCGAGGTCGCACCGGTCGCGGCAGCGGCGGGTGCGGCAGCTGGCGCGGCCTACCAGAACGGCGCCTGGAAGACGGCCTACCTCGTGATGGCCGGCTCCATGATCGTGGGCGTGCTCACGGTGCTGCTGTCGCCCGAACCCGCGCAGCGCGCGCTGTCGGCGCCGCGCAATGCCGCCGAATGGCTGCGCGACGTGCTGGTCGAGCCCTTCGCCGACTTCATCCGCCGCTACAAGTGGCAGGCGGTGCTGATCCTGTCGCTGATCGCGATCTACCGCATCAGCGACGTGGTGATGGGCATCATGGCCAACCCCTTCTACGTCGACATGGGCTTCACCAAGGACGAGGTGGCCACGGTCAGCAAGATCTACGGCGTGGTCATGACGCTGGTGGGCGCCTTCGTCGGCGGCGTGCTGTCGATGCGCCTGGGCGTGATGCGGGTGCTGATGCTGGGCGCGGTGCTCAGCGCGGCGAGCAACCTGCTGTTCGCCTGGCTGGCCTCGCGCGGCCACGACCTGACGGCGCTGATCGCCGTGGTCTCGGCCGACAACCTCGCGGGCGGCATCGCCTCGGCGGCCTTCATCGCCTACCTCTCGAGCCTCACCAACATCAGCTACTCGGCCACGCAGTACGCGCTGTTCAGCTCGCTGATGCTGCTGCTGCCGAAGTTCATCGCCGGCTACTCGGGCGTGTTCGTCGACGCCTACGGCTACGGCACCTTCTTCTGCGCCACCGCCCTGCTCGGCGTGCCGGTGCTGGTGCTGGTGGCGCTGGCCTCGCGCACGCTGGCCGCGCGTGCGGACAGCGGGAAATCCTGA
- a CDS encoding M48 family metallopeptidase — protein MCTRCDRFAPVPSHASAWQPRRAFLLAAAGAVLSGPALAQVDVGNASVARNLVPADRIEAAGGQQYGELLQQARAKNALAGDGNPQLQRLRAIANRLIPFATPWNSRARQWKWEVNLIGSKQINAFCLPGGKIAFFTGILDQLKLTDDEVAMVMGHEMAHALREHARARMAKSAGTGAALSIGAQLLGLGQVGDLAARAGTQLLTLKFSRGDETEADLVGLELAARAGYDPKASVSLWNKMATASKNQGGLSFLSTHPSGPDRIAKLQANLPKVENLYRDAKKS, from the coding sequence ATGTGCACACGCTGCGATCGCTTTGCCCCGGTTCCCTCCCATGCCTCGGCCTGGCAGCCGAGGCGCGCCTTCCTGCTGGCCGCGGCCGGCGCGGTGCTCAGCGGGCCGGCGCTCGCGCAGGTCGACGTCGGCAATGCCTCGGTGGCGCGCAACCTGGTGCCGGCCGACCGCATCGAGGCCGCGGGCGGCCAGCAGTACGGCGAACTGCTGCAGCAGGCGCGCGCCAAGAACGCGCTCGCGGGCGACGGCAATCCGCAGCTGCAGCGGCTGCGCGCCATCGCCAACCGGCTGATCCCCTTCGCCACGCCCTGGAACAGCCGCGCGCGGCAATGGAAGTGGGAGGTCAACCTGATCGGCAGCAAGCAGATCAACGCCTTCTGCCTGCCGGGCGGCAAGATCGCCTTCTTCACCGGCATCCTCGACCAGCTCAAGCTCACCGACGACGAGGTCGCGATGGTGATGGGCCACGAGATGGCCCATGCGCTGCGCGAGCATGCGCGCGCCCGCATGGCCAAGAGCGCGGGCACCGGCGCCGCGCTCTCGATCGGTGCGCAGCTGCTCGGCCTGGGGCAGGTCGGCGACCTCGCCGCGCGCGCGGGCACCCAGCTGCTCACGCTCAAGTTCAGCCGCGGCGACGAGACCGAGGCCGACCTCGTCGGACTGGAACTCGCGGCGCGCGCCGGCTACGACCCGAAGGCCTCGGTGTCGCTGTGGAACAAGATGGCCACGGCCTCGAAGAACCAGGGCGGGCTGAGCTTTCTCTCGACCCACCCGAGCGGGCCGGACCGGATCGCCAAGCTGCAGGCGAATCTGCCGAAGGTGGAGAACCTGTACCGGGACGCCAAGAAGAGCTGA
- the atzF gene encoding allophanate hydrolase — translation MVHDEKDPAAAAWILRFAQPLTRENDDTREATPASAPAPLAGLRFAVKDNIDVAGVPTTAACPAFDRLPAVHAAVVQRLLDAGASLLGKTNLDQFACGLNGTRSPYGEVGNAFDARYVSGGSSSGSARVVATGEADFALGTDTAGSGRVPAGLNNIVGLKPSRGLLSTAGVVPAAQSVDCVSIFARTVALAVEVLQAALGFDARDPYSRDIALDAKPFPAAFRFGVPDRLAFFGDTLAEAAFADARRRLEALGGTAVAVPFAPLAEAAALLYDSALVAERYAAVRAFFDRHEAEVVEPVRGILAQGRGYNAADVFEAQTRLRALAQQAEPMWRDIDVLLVPTAPTHYTRDAMRADPVALNRNLGAYTNFVNLLDYAALSVPSSLRPDGLPFGITLIGRCGRDLALAELGQRYHHATGLAQGATGEPLPAPRPIRGPIHGLVPAQAATLPIAVVGAHLSGMPLNGQLTERGAVLREAIQTAPRYRLYALPGTVPPKPGLQRSAEGGAAIALEVWDLPLAEVGGFLALIPAPLGLGSVELADGRWVHGFICEGHALAGAEEVTRHGGWRAYLASRAA, via the coding sequence ATGGTGCATGACGAGAAAGACCCGGCCGCCGCGGCGTGGATCCTGCGTTTCGCGCAGCCGCTGACGCGCGAGAACGACGACACGCGGGAAGCCACGCCCGCTTCCGCCCCCGCCCCGCTCGCGGGCCTGCGCTTCGCCGTCAAGGACAACATCGACGTCGCCGGCGTCCCCACCACCGCCGCCTGCCCGGCCTTTGATCGCCTGCCGGCCGTCCATGCGGCCGTGGTGCAGCGGCTGCTCGATGCCGGTGCGTCGCTGCTCGGCAAGACCAACCTCGACCAGTTCGCCTGCGGCCTCAACGGCACGCGCTCGCCCTATGGCGAGGTCGGCAATGCCTTCGATGCACGCTATGTCTCGGGCGGCTCGAGCTCGGGCTCGGCGCGCGTGGTCGCCACCGGCGAGGCCGACTTCGCGCTCGGCACCGACACCGCCGGTTCGGGCCGCGTGCCCGCGGGCCTCAACAACATCGTCGGCCTCAAGCCCTCGCGCGGGTTGCTGAGCACCGCCGGCGTGGTGCCGGCCGCGCAGAGCGTCGACTGCGTCTCGATCTTCGCGCGCACGGTCGCGCTCGCGGTCGAGGTGCTGCAGGCCGCGCTCGGCTTCGATGCGCGCGACCCCTATTCGCGCGACATCGCGCTCGATGCCAAGCCCTTCCCCGCCGCGTTCCGCTTCGGCGTGCCCGACCGCCTCGCCTTCTTCGGCGACACGCTCGCCGAGGCCGCCTTCGCCGATGCGCGCCGGCGCCTCGAGGCGCTGGGCGGCACGGCCGTCGCCGTGCCCTTCGCGCCGCTGGCCGAGGCCGCCGCGCTGCTCTACGACAGCGCGCTGGTGGCCGAGCGCTATGCCGCGGTGCGCGCCTTCTTCGATCGCCACGAGGCCGAGGTGGTCGAGCCCGTGCGCGGCATCCTCGCGCAGGGCCGCGGCTACAACGCCGCCGACGTGTTCGAGGCCCAGACCCGGCTGCGCGCGCTCGCGCAGCAGGCCGAGCCGATGTGGCGCGACATCGACGTGCTGCTGGTGCCCACCGCGCCCACGCACTACACGCGCGACGCGATGCGCGCCGACCCGGTGGCGCTCAACCGCAACCTCGGCGCCTACACCAACTTCGTCAACCTGCTCGACTACGCCGCGCTCTCGGTGCCCAGCAGCCTGCGGCCCGACGGCCTGCCCTTCGGCATCACGCTGATCGGCCGCTGCGGCAGAGATCTCGCGCTGGCCGAGCTGGGCCAGCGCTACCACCATGCCACCGGCCTCGCGCAGGGCGCGACCGGCGAACCGCTGCCCGCGCCGCGGCCGATCCGTGGCCCCATCCATGGCCTCGTGCCGGCGCAGGCCGCCACGCTGCCGATCGCCGTGGTCGGCGCGCACCTCAGCGGCATGCCGCTCAACGGCCAGCTCACCGAGCGCGGCGCCGTGCTGCGCGAGGCCATCCAGACCGCGCCGCGCTACCGCCTGTACGCACTGCCCGGCACCGTGCCGCCCAAGCCCGGCCTGCAGCGCAGTGCCGAGGGCGGCGCCGCGATCGCGCTCGAGGTGTGGGACCTGCCGCTGGCCGAGGTCGGCGGCTTCCTCGCGCTGATCCCCGCGCCGCTGGGCCTGGGCAGCGTCGAGCTGGCCGACGGTCGCTGGGTGCACGGCTTCATCTGCGAGGGCCATGCGCTGGCCGGCGCCGAAGAGGTCACGCGCCATGGCGGCTGGCGCGCCTACCTCGCGAGCCGCGCCGCCTGA
- a CDS encoding ABC transporter substrate-binding protein: MSISDLPSSASRRQVLQAGAAGLAVLAAPAIVRAQATPKIRVGFWPVAAGLPFFAAVERGFFKEAGLDVEPQKFAGAQQVMEAMLAGRCDGSANGTGSANLAIGEIAQPGLFKIFCTNPSNAKFVLDEFIVAKDSPIKAMAELAGKKVASGPGIQNVTLCKTMLERAGAKGVSVSELPIGQHVAALVAGQVDACYTLEPTGTVGRMNGTTRVLEAGVVARYILGDPMAPWHGGAASLTTEFLKKNPDAAKKYIAAYARGVELVRSQPDEARQYMKGYTAIEGKLTAEVPLASYMLYNEFKPSDVAYFQKFYDLFTEKGIFEKKVLVDSLLYKA; this comes from the coding sequence ATGTCCATCTCCGACCTTCCTTCCTCCGCCTCGCGCCGACAGGTGCTGCAGGCCGGCGCCGCCGGCCTCGCGGTGCTCGCCGCGCCGGCGATCGTGCGCGCCCAGGCGACACCGAAGATCCGCGTCGGCTTCTGGCCGGTGGCCGCGGGCCTGCCCTTCTTCGCAGCGGTCGAGCGCGGCTTCTTCAAGGAAGCGGGGCTCGACGTGGAACCGCAGAAGTTCGCGGGCGCCCAGCAGGTGATGGAAGCCATGCTCGCGGGCCGCTGCGACGGCAGCGCCAACGGCACCGGCTCGGCCAACCTCGCGATCGGCGAGATCGCGCAGCCGGGCCTGTTCAAGATCTTCTGCACCAACCCGAGCAACGCCAAGTTCGTGCTCGACGAGTTCATCGTCGCCAAGGACAGCCCGATCAAGGCCATGGCCGAGCTCGCGGGCAAGAAGGTGGCCTCGGGCCCGGGCATCCAGAACGTCACGCTGTGCAAGACCATGCTCGAGCGCGCGGGCGCCAAGGGCGTGTCGGTCAGCGAGCTGCCGATCGGCCAGCACGTGGCCGCGCTGGTGGCGGGGCAGGTCGATGCCTGCTACACGCTCGAGCCCACCGGCACCGTGGGCCGCATGAACGGCACCACGCGCGTGCTCGAGGCCGGCGTGGTCGCGCGCTACATCCTCGGCGACCCGATGGCGCCGTGGCATGGCGGCGCCGCCAGCCTCACGACCGAGTTCCTCAAGAAGAACCCCGACGCCGCGAAGAAGTACATCGCCGCCTATGCGCGCGGCGTGGAGCTGGTGCGCAGCCAGCCCGACGAGGCGCGCCAGTACATGAAGGGCTACACCGCCATCGAGGGCAAGCTCACGGCCGAGGTGCCGCTGGCCTCGTACATGCTCTACAACGAGTTCAAGCCCAGCGACGTCGCCTACTTCCAGAAGTTCTACGACCTGTTCACCGAGAAGGGGATCTTCGAGAAGAAGGTCCTGGTGGACAGCCTGCTCTACAAGGCCTGA
- a CDS encoding ABC transporter permease, with the protein MADSSTTASPWAPPAGNAAASAAPKAPAWERWLPAIGPVVLFIVWDLVVRLGFIKPILLPSPADTVAALITGLAGGPLLLDFAVTVWRTVQAFAIAAIVGMPLGVLLGSNERAYRSVEFLIDFFRSTPSSALIPLFLLIFGVSDINKVAIAAFGALLIVVFNSAYGVINARKQRVMAARVMGASRWQIFKDVLVWESLQPSFVGLRSAVSMALVIVIVAEMFIGSDNGLGHRIIDAQQVLNVKSMYAAILAAGALGYVLNILFLVAERRIVHWSGR; encoded by the coding sequence ATGGCCGACAGCAGCACCACCGCCTCCCCGTGGGCGCCGCCCGCGGGCAACGCCGCCGCCTCTGCGGCACCGAAGGCGCCCGCCTGGGAGCGCTGGCTGCCGGCCATCGGGCCGGTCGTCCTGTTCATCGTCTGGGACCTGGTGGTGCGGCTCGGCTTCATCAAGCCGATCCTGCTGCCTTCGCCGGCCGACACCGTGGCCGCGCTCATCACCGGCCTGGCGGGCGGGCCGCTGCTGCTCGACTTCGCCGTCACCGTGTGGCGCACCGTGCAGGCCTTCGCGATCGCCGCCATCGTCGGCATGCCGCTGGGCGTGCTGCTGGGCAGCAACGAGCGCGCCTACCGCAGCGTCGAGTTCCTGATCGACTTCTTCCGCTCCACGCCCTCGTCGGCGCTGATCCCGCTGTTCCTCTTGATCTTCGGCGTGTCCGACATCAACAAGGTGGCGATCGCGGCCTTCGGCGCGCTGCTGATCGTGGTGTTCAACAGCGCCTACGGCGTGATCAATGCGCGCAAGCAGCGCGTGATGGCGGCGCGCGTGATGGGCGCCTCGCGCTGGCAGATCTTCAAGGACGTGCTGGTGTGGGAGAGCCTGCAGCCCAGCTTCGTGGGCCTGCGCTCGGCGGTCTCGATGGCGCTGGTGATCGTGATCGTGGCCGAGATGTTCATCGGCTCCGACAACGGCCTGGGCCACCGCATCATCGACGCGCAGCAGGTGCTCAACGTCAAGAGCATGTATGCGGCCATCCTCGCGGCCGGCGCGCTGGGCTACGTGCTCAACATCCTCTTCCTCGTGGCCGAGCGCCGCATCGTTCACTGGAGCGGCCGATGA
- a CDS encoding ABC transporter ATP-binding protein: MKATPDIVVNGPVYADVPKPVFKPGPAGTHITIRGLTKYFAGWPLYENFDLDIPKHRIVSVFGPNGCGKSTLINMIAGLIPIDSGEILFDGKQRKDTKIGYVFQNYREAMFPWMRTIDNIAYPLKLEGRSKAEVDRRMEELVASFDVKFDLKRFPYELSGGQQQTASIMRALAPNPEVLFLDEPFSALDFEMTLFIREKLQEVFMQTGTTMLLVSHDLEEAVYLADEVLLLTKRPTKVAEILRYGDARPRTVETLSTESFVAMKKLSLDIFQREVRR; this comes from the coding sequence ATGAAAGCCACGCCCGACATCGTCGTCAACGGTCCGGTGTATGCCGACGTGCCCAAGCCGGTGTTCAAGCCCGGCCCGGCCGGCACCCACATCACCATCCGCGGCCTCACCAAGTACTTCGCGGGCTGGCCGCTGTACGAGAACTTCGACCTCGACATCCCCAAGCACCGCATCGTCTCGGTGTTCGGTCCCAACGGCTGCGGCAAGTCCACGCTGATCAACATGATCGCGGGGCTGATCCCCATCGACAGCGGCGAGATCCTGTTCGACGGGAAACAGCGCAAGGACACCAAGATCGGCTACGTGTTCCAGAACTACCGCGAGGCGATGTTCCCGTGGATGCGCACCATCGACAACATCGCCTATCCGCTGAAGCTGGAAGGCCGCAGCAAGGCCGAGGTCGATCGCCGCATGGAGGAGCTGGTCGCCTCCTTCGACGTCAAGTTCGACCTCAAGCGCTTTCCCTACGAGCTCTCGGGCGGCCAGCAGCAGACCGCGTCGATCATGCGCGCGCTCGCGCCGAACCCCGAGGTGCTGTTCCTCGACGAGCCCTTCTCGGCGCTCGACTTCGAGATGACGCTGTTCATCCGCGAGAAGCTGCAGGAGGTGTTCATGCAGACCGGCACCACCATGCTGCTGGTCTCGCACGACCTCGAGGAGGCCGTGTACCTGGCCGACGAGGTGCTGCTGCTGACCAAACGCCCGACCAAGGTGGCCGAGATCCTGCGCTATGGCGATGCGCGCCCGCGCACGGTCGAGACCCTGAGCACCGAGAGCTTCGTCGCGATGAAGAAGCTCAGCCTCGACATCTTCCAGCGCGAAGTGCGCCGTTGA
- a CDS encoding DUF4089 domain-containing protein codes for MTPEQIERHVDAAAAALGLPLSPAHREGVLRYFALAAGFAATVEAVPLSVHDEAAVQFVPVAPASPSEAGR; via the coding sequence ATGACGCCCGAACAGATCGAACGCCACGTCGACGCGGCCGCGGCCGCGCTCGGCCTGCCGCTCTCGCCCGCCCACCGCGAGGGCGTGCTGCGCTACTTCGCGCTCGCGGCCGGCTTCGCGGCCACCGTCGAGGCGGTGCCGCTGTCGGTGCACGACGAGGCCGCGGTGCAGTTCGTGCCCGTGGCACCGGCTTCGCCCTCGGAGGCCGGCCGATGA
- a CDS encoding AtzE family amidohydrolase, with amino-acid sequence MNAASLIASDASAMAEAVRRGEVSASALAEASLARIEATDGRVNAFTAVLRERALRRAAQVDASLASTTAERTRELPLLGVPFAVKNLFDIAGIATLAGSKIEREAAPANADALLVRRLERAGAVLVGALNMDEYAYGFTTENSHEGPTRNPHDLSCIAGGSSGGSGAAVAAGQVALTLGSDTNGSIRVPASLCGVFGLKPTFGRLPRSGSYPFVSSLDHLGPFARSARDLALAYDAMQGPEDPAGRRDPGCTQRAVEPVAPLLVRGTQGLRIGVLGGYFRANAGAEANAAVDRVADALAAHASVELPLVEAGRAAAFLITNAEGAALHLDDLRRRAHDFEPLSRDRFLAGALLPAAWIARAQRVRRAYAEAVARVFGRFDVLLAPATPSAATPVGAERFEINGQSLPVRPNMGLLTQPISCIGLPVCSVPVWGAHARLPIGVQLIAAPWREDLALRVAAALEDAGVARAPVATL; translated from the coding sequence ATGAACGCCGCCAGCCTGATCGCCAGCGACGCGAGCGCCATGGCCGAGGCGGTGCGCCGCGGCGAGGTCAGCGCGAGCGCGCTGGCCGAAGCCAGTCTCGCGCGCATCGAGGCCACCGACGGCCGCGTCAACGCCTTCACCGCCGTGCTGCGCGAACGCGCGCTGCGCCGTGCCGCGCAGGTCGATGCCTCGCTGGCTTCGACCACGGCCGAGCGCACGCGCGAACTGCCGCTGCTCGGCGTGCCCTTCGCGGTCAAGAACCTGTTCGACATCGCGGGCATCGCCACCCTGGCCGGCTCGAAGATCGAGCGCGAGGCCGCGCCCGCGAATGCCGACGCGCTGCTGGTGCGCCGGCTCGAGCGCGCGGGCGCGGTGCTGGTCGGTGCGCTCAACATGGACGAGTACGCCTACGGCTTCACCACCGAGAACAGCCACGAGGGCCCGACGCGCAATCCGCACGACCTCTCGTGCATCGCGGGCGGTTCCTCGGGCGGTTCGGGCGCGGCCGTGGCCGCGGGGCAGGTCGCGCTCACGCTGGGCTCGGACACCAACGGCTCGATCCGCGTGCCGGCCTCGCTGTGCGGCGTGTTCGGCCTCAAGCCCACCTTCGGGCGGCTGCCGCGCAGCGGCAGCTATCCCTTCGTCTCGAGCCTCGATCACCTCGGGCCCTTCGCGCGCTCGGCGCGCGACCTCGCGCTGGCCTACGACGCGATGCAGGGGCCGGAGGATCCCGCCGGCCGGCGCGACCCCGGTTGCACGCAGCGCGCGGTCGAACCGGTGGCGCCGCTGCTGGTGCGCGGCACGCAGGGTTTGCGCATCGGCGTGCTCGGCGGCTACTTCCGCGCCAACGCCGGCGCCGAGGCCAACGCCGCGGTCGACCGCGTGGCCGATGCGCTGGCCGCGCACGCCAGCGTCGAGCTGCCGCTGGTCGAGGCCGGCCGCGCGGCTGCCTTCCTGATCACCAACGCCGAAGGCGCGGCGCTGCACCTCGACGACCTGCGCCGCCGCGCGCACGACTTCGAGCCGCTGTCGCGCGACCGCTTCCTCGCGGGCGCGCTGCTGCCCGCCGCCTGGATCGCGCGCGCCCAGCGCGTGCGCCGCGCCTATGCCGAGGCGGTGGCGCGCGTGTTCGGCCGCTTCGACGTGCTGCTCGCGCCCGCCACGCCGAGCGCCGCCACGCCGGTGGGCGCCGAGCGCTTCGAGATCAACGGCCAGAGCCTGCCGGTGCGGCCCAACATGGGGCTGCTCACCCAGCCGATCTCGTGCATCGGCCTGCCGGTGTGCAGCGTGCCGGTGTGGGGCGCGCATGCGCGGCTGCCGATCGGCGTGCAACTGATCGCCGCGCCCTGGCGCGAAGACCTCGCGCTGCGCGTGGCCGCGGCGCTCGAGGACGCGGGCGTGGCGCGCGCGCCCGTGGCCACCCTTTGA
- the hpxZ gene encoding oxalurate catabolism protein HpxZ, with translation MTTPEINLPDVLAEVEAVFARYEHALVNNEVEVLDELFWASPTTLRYGATENLYGYEAIQAFRASRPAQGLARELLRVVVTTYGRDFATANCEFRREGSERTGRQSQTWMRTADGWRVVAAHVSLLGA, from the coding sequence ATGACCACTCCCGAGATCAACCTGCCCGACGTGCTCGCCGAAGTCGAGGCCGTGTTCGCGCGCTACGAGCACGCGCTGGTGAACAACGAGGTCGAGGTGCTCGACGAACTGTTCTGGGCCAGCCCGACCACGCTGCGCTACGGCGCGACCGAGAACCTCTACGGCTACGAGGCGATCCAGGCCTTCCGCGCTTCGCGCCCCGCGCAGGGGCTCGCGCGCGAGCTGCTGCGCGTCGTCGTCACCACCTACGGCCGCGACTTCGCGACCGCCAACTGCGAGTTCCGCCGCGAAGGCAGCGAACGCACCGGCCGCCAGAGCCAGACCTGGATGCGCACGGCCGATGGCTGGCGCGTGGTCGCCGCGCACGTGAGCCTGCTCGGCGCCTGA